Proteins co-encoded in one Astyanax mexicanus isolate ESR-SI-001 chromosome 1, AstMex3_surface, whole genome shotgun sequence genomic window:
- the nsl1 gene encoding kinetochore-associated protein NSL1 homolog, with amino-acid sequence RLCDGWWGLSEWSPGGTTYTVFCCSARLYVGGTRGFEELAVEMEGRVSVSDPEKEPDPRVSVSSRRRVTEQIARYQELLKTLLEKQPELSEQNRDKLSQEALRNFELVVQENIVVDGLPWEEAAEEDGADCEVSTLDDMLDEKIVEATRKRSIYPKKILPYVVRSLKAERKLMGLLENTIVPQEIKRDPAQDAIMNNVSAAAPGMFGQASTVIKSLKALKQTAEGLYQVMNMQPSDETLDVYREIFGSSNGEACPVLCNRGPASKQAIKRAVSETVYSLDYVPMMKTPTLAKKD; translated from the exons CGTCTCTGCGACGGCTGGTGGGGTCTCAGTGAATGGAGCCCGGGCGGAACGACGTACACGGTATTCTGTTGTTCCGCCCGGCTATATGTTGGTGGGACGCGTGGTTTTGAAGAGTTGGCGGTAGAAATGGAGGGCAGGGTTTCTGTTTCAGACCCGGAGAAAGAGCCGGACCCCAGAGTGTCCGTCAGCTCGAGGAGACGCGTTACAGAGCAGATAGCGCGGTACCAGGAGCTGCTGAAGACGCTGCTGGAGAAGCAGCCTGAGCTTAGCGAGCAGAACCGGGACAAGCTGAGTCAGGAGGCGCTGAGG AATTTTGAACTTGTGGTGCAAGAAAACATCGTTGTTGATGGTTTACCATGGGAGGAGGCAGCAGAAGAAGATGGGGCAG ATTGTGAGGTCAGTACATTGGATGACATGTTGGATGAAAAGATTGTAGAGGCTACCAGGAAGCGAAGCATTTACCCAAAGAAAATTCTCCCATACGTTGTGCGGTCTTTAAAAGCTGAGCGAAAACTCATG GGTTTGTTGGAAAACACCATTGTGCCACAAGAAATAAAACGAGACCCTGCTCAAG atGCCATCATGAATAACGTGTCAGCTGCTGCTCCCGGGATGTTCGGCCAAGCATCTACAGTAATAAAG TCATTGAAAGCCTTGAAGCAGACAGCGGAGGGTCTATACCAGGTGATGAACATGCAACCCTCAGATGAGACATTGGATGTCTACAGGGAGATATTTGGCAGCTCTAATGGTGAAGCCTGCCCAGTCCTGTGCAACAGGGGACCTGCTAGTAAACAGGCCATCAAAAGAGCTGTATCTGAGACAGTATACAGCCTGGACTATGTCCCTATGATGAAGACTCCAACACTGGCTAAAAAAGACTga